Proteins encoded within one genomic window of Aerococcus viridans:
- the der gene encoding ribosome biogenesis GTPase Der, translating into MSNLTIAIVGRPNVGKSTIFNRVVGDRISIVQDEPGVTRDRIYAQGEWLGKQLNVIDTGGIEFNDQDFMTQIRLQAEIAMEEADVIIMMTNVREGVTKTDSQIASMLRKTDKPVVLAVNKVDNPEQRAEIYDFYSLGLGDPYPISGSHGLGIGDILEEVFHLAPDDIENDDDDDTISFALIGRPNVGKSSLVNAILGENRVIVSNVAGTTRDAIDTSFEDDGQVYKIIDTAGIRKRGKVYEATEKYSVMRAMRAIERAQVCLVVLNAEEGIRDQDKTIAGYAHEAGRGIIIVVNKWDTLEKDNHTMKKFTDDIRRDFQFIDYAPIIFVSAETKQRLVQLPEMIAHVHGNFNRRVQSSLLNEVLVDAIRINPAPSDKGRKLRIYYLTQVKSAPPTFVAFVNDEELMHFSYERFLSNQIRKSFDFLGTPIQIITRNRK; encoded by the coding sequence ATGTCTAATTTAACAATTGCCATTGTCGGCCGTCCAAACGTAGGAAAATCTACCATTTTTAACCGCGTTGTTGGAGACCGAATTTCAATTGTCCAAGATGAACCTGGCGTTACCCGTGATAGAATTTATGCACAGGGTGAATGGTTAGGAAAACAACTAAATGTAATCGATACTGGTGGTATCGAATTTAACGACCAAGATTTCATGACACAAATTCGCTTGCAAGCTGAAATTGCCATGGAAGAAGCAGATGTTATCATCATGATGACTAATGTCCGTGAAGGTGTGACAAAGACAGACTCTCAAATCGCCAGCATGTTACGCAAGACAGATAAACCTGTCGTACTGGCTGTAAATAAGGTGGATAACCCTGAACAAAGAGCAGAAATTTATGATTTCTATTCATTAGGTTTAGGCGATCCATACCCAATTTCTGGATCTCACGGTTTAGGTATCGGGGACATACTAGAAGAAGTATTCCACTTGGCACCAGACGATATTGAAAATGATGATGACGATGATACTATTTCATTCGCCTTAATTGGCCGTCCAAACGTAGGTAAATCTTCTTTGGTCAATGCAATTCTAGGTGAGAACCGTGTAATCGTATCGAATGTAGCGGGGACAACTCGTGACGCAATCGATACATCTTTCGAGGATGACGGACAAGTTTATAAAATCATTGATACAGCTGGTATCCGTAAACGTGGTAAAGTATACGAAGCAACTGAGAAATATTCAGTGATGCGTGCCATGCGTGCAATTGAAAGAGCTCAAGTGTGTCTAGTTGTTTTAAATGCTGAAGAAGGTATCCGTGATCAAGATAAAACGATCGCTGGTTATGCCCATGAAGCAGGACGCGGGATTATTATTGTGGTAAACAAATGGGATACTCTTGAAAAAGACAACCATACTATGAAGAAATTCACTGATGACATTCGTCGTGACTTCCAGTTTATCGACTATGCACCGATCATTTTCGTATCTGCAGAAACCAAACAACGTTTAGTGCAACTACCAGAAATGATTGCCCACGTTCACGGTAACTTCAATCGTCGTGTTCAATCATCATTATTGAATGAGGTATTGGTTGATGCGATCCGTATTAACCCAGCACCATCTGACAAGGGTCGAAAATTACGTATTTACTACCTAACACAGGTCAAATCTGCACCGCCAACTTTTGTGGCATTTGTCAATGATGAAGAGCTAATGCACTTCTCATATGAGCGCTTTCTTTCAAATCAAATCAGAAAATCTTTTGATTTTTTAGGTACACCTATTCAAATCATCACAAGAAACAGAAAATAA
- the cmk gene encoding (d)CMP kinase, whose product MSKAIQVAIDGPASSGKSTIAKKIAKKLAYVYLDTGAMYRAITLLALDGHIPAEDADALKALAEASEITFEPGENGQRVLVNGQDQSEAIRTDRISKAVSAYSAVSEVRQVLVEKQRAYTQNGQGVVMDGRDIGTVVLPDAEVKIFLTASAEERGRRRFLENQAKGYSEMNLEDLIKDIKRRDLYDSTREDSPLVPADDAVMLDSSDLTLEEVEDSILAEINRVIA is encoded by the coding sequence TTGTCTAAAGCGATTCAAGTCGCAATCGATGGACCAGCATCGTCTGGCAAGAGTACAATTGCCAAGAAAATTGCTAAAAAATTAGCCTATGTTTATTTAGATACAGGTGCCATGTACAGGGCAATTACATTACTAGCCTTAGATGGACACATTCCAGCTGAAGATGCTGACGCATTAAAGGCCTTAGCTGAAGCGAGTGAAATTACCTTTGAGCCAGGGGAGAATGGCCAGCGCGTCTTAGTTAACGGACAGGACCAATCAGAGGCCATTCGTACAGACCGTATCTCAAAAGCAGTTTCTGCTTACTCAGCAGTTTCTGAAGTACGCCAGGTCCTAGTTGAAAAACAAAGAGCCTACACGCAAAATGGGCAAGGCGTTGTAATGGACGGCCGTGATATTGGGACAGTGGTATTGCCGGATGCTGAAGTGAAAATCTTCCTAACAGCATCTGCTGAAGAACGTGGGCGTCGTCGCTTTTTAGAAAATCAAGCCAAAGGTTATTCAGAAATGAATCTTGAAGACTTGATTAAAGATATTAAGCGTCGAGACTTGTATGATTCGACCCGAGAAGATAGTCCATTAGTACCTGCAGACGATGCGGTCATGTTAGATTCATCTGATTTAACACTTGAAGAAGTAGAAGATTCTATATTAGCTGAAATCAACCGTGTAATTGCATAA
- a CDS encoding HU family DNA-binding protein gives MANKAELVQNVANAVGDSKKSVAPVVDAVFEQIEAFLADGEKVQLIGFGSFEVRDRAARKGRNPQTGDEIEIPASKVPAFKPGKALKDAVK, from the coding sequence ATGGCAAATAAAGCAGAATTAGTACAAAACGTTGCAAATGCAGTAGGTGATTCTAAAAAAAGTGTAGCACCAGTTGTAGATGCAGTTTTCGAACAAATCGAAGCATTTTTAGCTGACGGAGAAAAAGTTCAATTAATCGGGTTTGGTAGCTTTGAAGTTCGTGACCGCGCTGCGCGTAAAGGTCGCAACCCTCAAACTGGCGATGAAATCGAAATCCCTGCAAGCAAAGTACCAGCTTTCAAACCTGGTAAAGCATTGAAAGATGCAGTTAAATAG
- a CDS encoding LysM peptidoglycan-binding domain-containing protein, which translates to MNFWDKLTKKNHENTEVETEQVSKQNSSASSDQTPPTSDDFQNQGFGEFENLKNQKYTRTARNKKNNQDTISTTSKVIAFLLFVMIVVPFLLIAYMNNEDKVPEPESTEQVMISKTQNVESISKASESASISASESVSESVSESIAASESAVAASESESARLASEQESSSIAASVAESNAAVAASEAAAQSAAESASIAESQAAAAEEESASSESASESTGTYTVQAGDNLYRIAVNNGMTLDELLELNGLTQSSSIGPGTVLRVN; encoded by the coding sequence ATGAATTTCTGGGACAAGTTGACGAAAAAAAATCATGAAAATACAGAAGTAGAAACTGAACAGGTTTCAAAACAAAACAGTTCAGCATCTTCTGACCAAACCCCCCCTACAAGTGATGACTTTCAGAATCAAGGGTTTGGCGAATTTGAGAATTTAAAAAATCAAAAGTATACAAGAACGGCCCGCAATAAGAAGAATAATCAAGATACGATATCGACAACATCTAAGGTAATTGCCTTCTTGCTATTTGTAATGATTGTTGTACCGTTCCTTTTGATTGCCTATATGAATAATGAAGACAAAGTGCCTGAACCGGAATCAACTGAGCAGGTCATGATTTCTAAAACGCAAAATGTTGAATCAATTTCAAAAGCCAGTGAGTCAGCATCTATATCAGCTTCCGAATCTGTCTCCGAATCTGTCTCTGAATCAATTGCTGCCTCAGAAAGCGCAGTTGCTGCTTCAGAATCAGAATCAGCTCGCCTAGCTTCTGAACAAGAATCTTCAAGTATTGCAGCCAGCGTAGCTGAGTCAAATGCAGCAGTAGCAGCGTCAGAAGCTGCAGCGCAAAGTGCCGCTGAATCAGCTTCAATTGCTGAATCACAAGCAGCCGCAGCCGAAGAAGAATCAGCTTCTTCTGAAAGTGCGTCTGAATCAACAGGCACTTATACTGTTCAGGCAGGGGATAACCTATATCGGATTGCAGTGAACAACGGTATGACCCTAGATGAATTACTTGAATTAAATGGTTTAACACAAAGTTCTAGCATAGGACCAGGAACCGTTTTACGTGTAAATTAA
- a CDS encoding sucrose-6-phosphate hydrolase, with product MSFKFHSFNKADRYQNYADWPEDYVTALNELADQSPWRNHFHLEPKTGLINDPNGFSYINGEWQLFYQYYPFGPVHGLKSWYRVTSKDLIHWEEKGLGLLPDSALDTHGAYSGSATADGDKLRLFYTGNVRDENWVRHPKQNTVTLDPETGALGQKELIIDEIDQATDHFRDPMYFTAHGKSWLVIGGQRKADERGTLYLYQAAPSNLNQWTYHSELAIPQADSAYMFECPNINQVDGKVFVTFCPQGIDQDQLTYQNIYPNAYLVADAFTAEGKLENPGQLHNLDYGFDVYASQLINAPDGRVLGVSWLGLPEIDYPTDQYGYQGALSLVKEFRIQDGHLYQYPVEETLALRQAPQVLFDHIEMDQNNYEYAFEVAANKQATIQLYADADKKHFVTLSIDTIDGKIKLDRSEMGTIFAEDFGTSRTLDLAGQEKVTVNVFADTSVLEIFVNDGAYVMSSRIFTPSNQHTHIFADGTDNNLVYPMQK from the coding sequence ATGTCTTTTAAATTTCACAGCTTTAACAAAGCAGATCGATACCAAAACTATGCCGACTGGCCAGAGGACTATGTCACAGCACTCAATGAATTAGCGGACCAATCACCATGGCGCAACCACTTCCACCTGGAACCCAAAACCGGACTGATCAACGACCCAAACGGCTTTTCGTATATAAACGGAGAATGGCAACTTTTCTACCAATACTATCCCTTTGGCCCAGTTCACGGCCTAAAATCTTGGTACCGAGTAACCTCTAAAGACTTAATCCACTGGGAGGAAAAGGGGTTGGGACTGCTTCCTGACAGCGCCTTAGATACTCACGGTGCTTATTCAGGTTCAGCAACCGCTGATGGTGACAAGTTACGGTTATTTTATACAGGAAATGTGCGCGATGAAAATTGGGTTCGTCATCCAAAACAAAATACGGTTACCTTGGACCCTGAAACAGGCGCACTGGGTCAAAAAGAACTGATCATTGATGAAATTGACCAGGCGACTGACCACTTCCGTGACCCCATGTACTTTACAGCACACGGTAAATCATGGTTAGTGATAGGCGGTCAAAGAAAAGCTGACGAGCGGGGGACCTTGTATTTATACCAAGCAGCCCCGTCCAATCTGAATCAGTGGACTTACCACAGTGAATTAGCAATACCTCAAGCTGATTCTGCTTACATGTTTGAATGTCCAAATATCAACCAAGTGGACGGAAAAGTCTTTGTCACTTTCTGTCCCCAAGGAATCGACCAAGACCAGTTAACCTATCAAAATATCTATCCTAATGCTTACCTAGTTGCGGACGCTTTTACTGCAGAAGGGAAGTTGGAAAACCCTGGTCAATTACACAATTTAGACTACGGTTTTGATGTGTATGCCAGTCAATTGATTAATGCACCTGACGGGCGAGTGCTAGGCGTTTCCTGGTTAGGTCTACCGGAAATTGACTATCCAACGGACCAATATGGTTACCAAGGTGCCTTAAGCTTAGTCAAAGAATTTCGCATTCAAGATGGTCATTTATACCAATACCCAGTTGAAGAGACCTTGGCCTTAAGACAAGCGCCACAAGTCCTTTTTGACCATATTGAAATGGACCAAAACAACTACGAATATGCCTTTGAAGTAGCAGCGAATAAACAAGCGACCATTCAATTATATGCAGACGCAGACAAAAAACACTTTGTCACCTTATCCATTGATACAATTGATGGTAAAATAAAACTTGATAGAAGTGAGATGGGGACAATTTTTGCTGAAGACTTTGGCACAAGTCGAACGCTTGACCTAGCTGGCCAAGAAAAAGTGACAGTGAATGTCTTTGCGGATACATCTGTATTAGAGATTTTCGTGAACGATGGCGCTTATGTCATGTCTTCAAGAATTTTTACGCCATCTAACCAACACACACATATTTTTGCAGATGGAACTGACAACAACCTGGTATACCCTATGCAAAAATAA
- the rpsA gene encoding 30S ribosomal protein S1, giving the protein MSNEFEQNQNNEEIPSMEEILAESVEVKIGDTVTGEVLSIDDNQVIVGIEGAGVEGVIPFKELSAQPIDSIEEVAKVGDTLELVVIKQIKEKENGSFLLSRRRIEAKKVWAELEVKAENGEIITVPVKSVVKGGLVVDAGVRGFIPASMVEDFFVDDFSPYKGQELEVKIVEIDPSENRLILSHKEIAAEKRIAERAEKLNSFQEGDKVTGTVARLANFGAFIDLGGIDGLVHISQIAQAHVNHPSDVLSEGQEVEVLVLSVDEERGRISLSIKALQPGPWENIEEKAPKGAELEGTVRRLVDFGAFVEVFPGVEGLVHISQISHDHVATPGEKLTEGQAIQVKVLDVDAENERLSLSIKALEEAPEADASAQSAAPREEKRQNKPRKQNNNRRNNAANASSDDESGFTFGDLLGDQLKNFDFGDDNE; this is encoded by the coding sequence ATGTCAAACGAATTTGAACAAAATCAAAATAATGAAGAAATTCCATCAATGGAAGAGATTCTTGCAGAATCAGTAGAAGTAAAAATTGGTGATACAGTAACAGGTGAAGTATTATCAATCGACGATAACCAAGTAATTGTTGGTATCGAAGGCGCAGGTGTTGAAGGGGTTATTCCTTTCAAAGAATTATCTGCTCAACCAATTGACTCAATCGAAGAAGTTGCTAAAGTTGGCGACACTTTAGAGTTAGTTGTTATTAAACAAATCAAAGAAAAAGAAAATGGTTCATTCTTACTTTCTCGCCGCCGTATCGAAGCGAAAAAAGTATGGGCTGAATTAGAAGTTAAAGCTGAAAATGGTGAAATTATCACTGTTCCAGTTAAGAGCGTAGTTAAAGGTGGATTAGTTGTTGATGCGGGTGTACGTGGTTTCATCCCAGCTTCAATGGTTGAAGACTTTTTCGTTGACGATTTCTCTCCATACAAAGGCCAAGAATTAGAAGTTAAAATTGTTGAAATTGACCCTAGCGAAAATCGTTTAATTTTATCTCACAAAGAAATCGCTGCTGAAAAACGCATCGCTGAACGTGCAGAAAAATTAAACTCATTCCAAGAAGGCGATAAAGTAACAGGTACAGTAGCTCGCTTGGCTAACTTCGGTGCATTTATTGATTTAGGTGGTATCGATGGTTTAGTACACATCTCTCAAATCGCTCAAGCACACGTTAACCATCCTTCAGATGTATTAAGCGAAGGCCAAGAAGTTGAAGTATTAGTTCTTTCAGTTGATGAAGAACGTGGACGTATTTCACTATCTATTAAAGCTTTACAACCAGGACCATGGGAAAACATTGAAGAAAAAGCGCCTAAAGGTGCTGAATTAGAAGGTACTGTACGTCGTTTAGTTGACTTTGGTGCATTCGTTGAAGTATTCCCAGGTGTTGAAGGTTTAGTACATATTTCTCAAATTTCTCACGACCACGTTGCTACACCAGGCGAGAAATTAACAGAAGGTCAAGCTATCCAAGTTAAAGTTTTAGACGTTGATGCTGAAAACGAACGTTTATCATTATCAATCAAAGCTTTAGAAGAAGCACCAGAAGCTGATGCATCTGCACAATCTGCTGCTCCTCGCGAAGAAAAACGTCAAAACAAACCTCGCAAACAAAACAACAACCGTCGTAACAATGCTGCTAATGCATCATCTGACGATGAATCAGGTTTCACTTTCGGTGACTTATTAGGTGACCAATTGAAAAACTTCGATTTCGGTGATGATAACGAATAA
- a CDS encoding RecQ family ATP-dependent DNA helicase, with the protein MTDWHKRLEEVTGYQTFKPGQLASLEALDRQENVVAILPTGGGKSLIYQINQYNESGVTLIISPLISLMQDQVSQLQRMGLGRGIALNSTYDRGEQAYILSHLSDYQFLFLSPEMLLKDQVIRSLQRMDIQLLVVDEAHCISQWGYDFRPQYTELKKVRQLLKQPKTLALSATANQSTLADIKAYLFEEGEPIQLVKESVDRPNIFYLFDEIDAGEVRVNKLQDWLDRLPKPGIVYVHHKSELEELSQWMKDHTDLRVASYHGDRSLEDRHIIQSQFLQNELDVVFATSAFGMGINHGHIRFVLHYHLPKNMADFIQEVGRAGRDQEQSVSIVLYDHREAARLQQMRRLLEDEADLLDDLLERLFKQALTQSEVDQYADSISAMLYFYRHHFTDHQTAKVHAQKLRQERLRQIYQMLDLMATDQCYRTFLLEQADEQVVDRPELCCSNCQPDYDSQPIWQDLMARPNRVTVEKDQHDDYKGMWTQRLQHLLS; encoded by the coding sequence ATGACAGATTGGCATAAACGCCTGGAAGAAGTGACAGGTTACCAGACATTCAAACCCGGGCAATTGGCGAGTTTAGAGGCTTTAGACCGACAGGAAAACGTGGTGGCCATTTTACCAACTGGTGGAGGTAAATCTTTAATATACCAAATCAACCAATATAATGAATCTGGTGTAACGTTGATCATTTCCCCTTTGATTTCCCTGATGCAAGACCAAGTCAGTCAATTACAACGGATGGGATTAGGACGGGGCATTGCCTTAAATTCTACCTATGACCGCGGGGAACAAGCTTATATTTTAAGTCACCTATCTGACTATCAATTCCTATTTCTATCACCAGAAATGCTCCTGAAAGATCAAGTAATCAGGTCCTTACAACGGATGGACATTCAATTATTAGTTGTTGATGAAGCCCATTGTATTTCTCAATGGGGTTACGACTTCAGACCGCAATATACTGAATTGAAAAAGGTTCGTCAGCTCTTAAAACAACCAAAAACATTAGCCTTATCTGCTACTGCCAACCAATCCACACTAGCAGATATCAAGGCTTACTTATTTGAAGAGGGAGAACCTATTCAACTGGTAAAAGAATCAGTTGACCGACCAAATATTTTCTACCTATTCGATGAAATTGACGCCGGTGAAGTGAGGGTAAATAAATTGCAGGATTGGTTAGACCGGTTGCCTAAGCCAGGAATTGTTTATGTCCACCATAAAAGTGAACTCGAAGAACTCAGCCAATGGATGAAAGATCATACAGATTTGCGGGTTGCTTCTTACCATGGGGATAGAAGTCTAGAGGATAGGCATATCATCCAAAGTCAGTTTCTACAAAATGAATTGGATGTTGTTTTTGCAACGTCAGCCTTTGGTATGGGAATTAACCATGGTCATATACGCTTTGTCTTGCATTATCATCTCCCTAAGAATATGGCAGACTTTATTCAAGAAGTCGGGCGGGCAGGACGAGATCAGGAACAATCAGTGTCAATTGTCTTATACGATCATCGCGAGGCAGCTAGACTGCAGCAAATGCGCCGGTTATTAGAAGACGAGGCAGACTTGTTGGATGATTTATTGGAACGGCTGTTTAAACAGGCCTTAACCCAAAGTGAAGTTGACCAATACGCAGATAGCATAAGTGCCATGTTGTACTTTTACCGCCATCATTTTACGGATCACCAAACAGCAAAAGTACATGCCCAAAAACTTCGTCAGGAACGGCTACGGCAGATCTACCAAATGTTAGATTTAATGGCTACTGACCAGTGTTACCGGACTTTCTTATTAGAACAAGCCGATGAACAGGTAGTGGATAGACCAGAATTATGTTGCAGTAATTGCCAACCTGACTATGACAGTCAACCGATATGGCAAGACTTAATGGCCCGACCGAATCGAGTGACAGTCGAAAAAGACCAACATGATGATTACAAGGGAATGTGGACCCAACGTTTGCAGCACTTATTATCTTGA
- a CDS encoding LacI family DNA-binding transcriptional regulator → MRAKLQDVAALAGVSATTVSRVINQKGYLSQQTIDKVHAAMKELNYYPNSLARSLQGKSTKLVGLIFPNIDTIFYAELVNHLEQILFAKGYKTIICNSERDADKEAEYLNMLQSNQVEGIIAGAHNLNYADYERVTAPVISFDRYIGENIPIVSSDNYLGGKLATETLLKGQPTKPWMITGANDPNSPTYLRYQAFMDVTKAHGLDGQITKIPKDFSQIRKQLIIKALLLEETPDAIFCSDDLTAMLVMNTASELGVTIPDDLKLVGYDGTDFIQSYVPQLTTIAQPIKDLADLLVDVLLQQIDHSLEVKKDADNRYILPIKLIPGQTV, encoded by the coding sequence TTGCGGGCAAAGTTACAAGATGTAGCAGCTTTAGCTGGTGTTTCAGCAACAACAGTGAGCCGCGTCATTAATCAAAAGGGTTATTTATCCCAACAAACTATTGATAAAGTCCATGCAGCCATGAAAGAATTGAATTATTATCCAAATTCACTGGCGCGGAGTTTACAAGGCAAGTCGACCAAGTTGGTGGGCTTGATTTTTCCTAATATCGACACCATTTTTTACGCAGAATTGGTCAACCACCTGGAGCAAATCCTTTTTGCCAAGGGGTATAAGACCATCATTTGTAATAGCGAGCGAGATGCTGACAAGGAAGCTGAGTACTTGAATATGCTCCAATCCAACCAAGTGGAAGGGATTATTGCGGGGGCCCATAATTTGAATTATGCGGATTACGAGCGGGTGACTGCGCCTGTAATTTCTTTCGACCGGTATATCGGGGAAAATATTCCTATTGTGTCCTCTGATAACTATCTGGGCGGGAAGTTGGCGACAGAAACCTTACTTAAGGGGCAACCGACCAAGCCTTGGATGATTACTGGGGCCAATGATCCCAATTCGCCGACATATTTGCGTTACCAGGCTTTTATGGATGTGACCAAGGCCCATGGATTAGACGGTCAAATCACGAAGATTCCAAAGGACTTTTCTCAAATTAGAAAGCAATTGATAATCAAAGCTTTATTACTAGAAGAAACACCGGATGCCATTTTTTGCTCGGATGATTTGACGGCCATGTTGGTCATGAATACCGCCAGTGAATTGGGTGTGACAATTCCGGATGATTTAAAGTTGGTGGGCTATGACGGTACAGACTTTATCCAGTCCTATGTCCCGCAATTAACAACCATTGCCCAGCCCATTAAAGATTTGGCGGACTTATTAGTAGATGTCCTCTTGCAACAAATTGACCACTCGCTTGAGGTCAAGAAAGATGCGGATAATCGGTATATCCTGCCTATTAAATTAATTCCCGGGCAGACTGTCTAG
- a CDS encoding sucrose-specific PTS transporter subunit IIBC: MNHKEVAKRIHQALGEDNVVTAAHCATRLRLVVKDEAKIDQSALDNDPDLKGTFQANGQYQIIVGPGDVNKVYEEYTKIADIKPASKEEVKETAKNQGKQNPVMAVIKVLSDIFVPLIPALTAGGLIMAVNNVLSSENLFGPEALVAMYPAWADFADMINMFASAAFAFLPVLIAFSATKRFGGNPYLGATMGLIMVMPQLVNGYDVANVIAAGEMPVWNIFGLEIAQAGYQGQVLPVIGVAWILAKLENFFHKYLKDAIDFTFTPMLTIILTGMITFTVVGPVLRTLSDLLLNGIVEAISYLGAFGYGVFGLFYSAIVLTGLHQSFPAIETALIADIATTGGNFIFPIASVANVAQGAATLAVYFITKNEKTKGLATSSSLSAMLGITEPAMFGVNLKLKYPFFIGLIASGIASVILGIFNVRSQSLGPAGVIGFVAIIPRYIPTFMLAIAVSIVVAFVATYTYGKSIAKKEAKATQAEKEKEAKVVAAHETEETAPASETNTVAGESTDLASDDKTIVAPLAGKVTALENVNDPVFSQGMMGPGLAIVPDASGNVYAPISGSLTIASKTGHAYGLASESGLEVLIHIGIDTVNLNGHGFTSEVKQGDQVNKGDLLGSFDLAVITEAGYDPDVMVIITNADQYDNVEVVADGSVDEKTAIIEVK, encoded by the coding sequence ATGAATCATAAAGAAGTTGCCAAACGTATCCACCAAGCGTTGGGGGAAGACAATGTTGTGACTGCAGCCCACTGTGCGACACGGTTGCGTTTAGTGGTGAAAGATGAAGCAAAGATTGACCAATCAGCATTAGATAATGACCCAGACTTGAAAGGAACCTTCCAAGCGAACGGTCAATATCAAATTATTGTAGGACCTGGTGATGTGAATAAGGTATATGAGGAATATACAAAAATCGCCGATATTAAGCCTGCATCCAAAGAGGAAGTAAAAGAAACGGCTAAAAATCAGGGTAAACAAAACCCAGTAATGGCAGTCATTAAGGTATTATCAGATATTTTCGTTCCATTAATTCCAGCCCTAACTGCCGGTGGTTTGATTATGGCAGTCAACAACGTCCTATCAAGTGAAAACTTATTTGGACCTGAAGCCCTAGTTGCTATGTACCCAGCCTGGGCAGATTTTGCTGACATGATCAACATGTTCGCTTCTGCTGCCTTTGCCTTCCTACCTGTTTTAATTGCCTTCTCGGCTACTAAACGATTTGGTGGTAACCCTTATCTAGGTGCCACCATGGGGTTAATCATGGTTATGCCACAACTAGTCAATGGTTACGACGTGGCCAATGTGATTGCAGCCGGTGAAATGCCGGTATGGAATATTTTTGGCTTAGAGATTGCCCAAGCTGGTTACCAAGGACAAGTTTTACCTGTTATTGGGGTTGCTTGGATTCTAGCTAAATTGGAAAACTTCTTCCATAAATATCTAAAAGATGCCATCGACTTTACCTTCACACCGATGTTAACCATCATCTTAACAGGGATGATTACCTTTACAGTAGTAGGACCAGTCCTACGTACCCTATCTGATTTATTACTGAACGGTATTGTAGAAGCTATTTCTTACTTAGGGGCATTTGGTTATGGTGTATTCGGTCTATTCTACTCAGCAATTGTACTAACAGGCTTACACCAATCATTCCCAGCGATTGAAACAGCCCTAATTGCAGATATTGCGACTACAGGTGGTAACTTCATTTTCCCAATCGCATCAGTAGCCAATGTTGCTCAAGGTGCAGCGACCTTGGCCGTATACTTCATCACCAAAAATGAAAAAACTAAAGGTTTAGCGACATCATCATCTCTATCTGCCATGCTAGGGATTACTGAACCAGCCATGTTCGGGGTCAACTTGAAATTGAAATACCCATTCTTCATCGGGTTAATCGCTTCAGGTATCGCCTCAGTCATTTTAGGTATTTTTAACGTTCGTAGTCAGTCATTAGGACCTGCAGGTGTGATTGGTTTCGTTGCCATCATCCCTCGCTATATACCAACATTTATGCTTGCCATCGCCGTATCTATCGTTGTTGCATTCGTAGCCACATACACTTACGGTAAATCTATTGCGAAAAAAGAGGCAAAAGCTACCCAAGCTGAGAAAGAGAAAGAAGCAAAAGTAGTTGCTGCTCATGAAACTGAAGAAACAGCCCCTGCCTCAGAAACAAACACTGTAGCAGGTGAAAGTACTGACCTAGCAAGCGATGATAAGACGATTGTTGCACCACTTGCTGGTAAGGTCACAGCCCTAGAAAATGTTAACGATCCCGTATTCTCTCAAGGTATGATGGGACCAGGATTAGCCATCGTTCCTGACGCAAGTGGTAATGTATATGCACCCATTTCAGGTAGTTTAACGATTGCTTCTAAAACGGGCCACGCTTATGGTTTAGCCAGTGAATCAGGTTTAGAAGTCTTAATCCATATTGGTATCGACACTGTGAATTTAAACGGTCACGGCTTTACAAGTGAAGTCAAACAAGGTGATCAAGTAAACAAAGGTGACCTTTTAGGAAGCTTTGACTTAGCAGTTATTACAGAAGCTGGTTATGATCCAGATGTTATGGTTATTATCACAAACGCCGATCAATATGACAATGTTGAAGTAGTCGCTGACGGCTCAGTCGATGAAAAAACGGCAATTATCGAAGTAAAATAG